In one window of Acidimicrobiales bacterium DNA:
- the hisC gene encoding histidinol-phosphate transaminase gives MGERPVARTDLASESGYHSPQLDVDVRLNTNESPFPPPQGFVEAVAEAARGIDWNRYPDRSATRLRSALAARYGVDVEQVFAANGSNEVLQSLLLAYGGAGRSVAVFEPTYAMYSQIARTTGTRLLRGCRDTDFTVVSGDACEFVDGERPDVVILCSPNNPTGTLDPEGLVTELIQVTGPYGGLLVVDEAYGQFAPGSAVGLVAEDRSLVVSRTFSKTWAMAGARLGYLVAPSWCVAELQKVALPYHLDALKQETGVLALAHSGAMDTRVARLVEERERVAATLASLPVTTWPSAANFILFRPEDRSGADVWQGLVDRSVLVRDFTTMTGVEGCLRVTIGSHDENDRFLDALREALT, from the coding sequence ATGGGTGAGCGCCCGGTCGCCCGAACCGACCTGGCTTCGGAGTCCGGCTACCACTCGCCCCAGCTCGACGTCGACGTCCGGCTGAACACCAACGAGTCGCCGTTCCCTCCTCCGCAGGGCTTCGTCGAGGCGGTGGCCGAGGCAGCCCGCGGCATCGACTGGAACCGCTATCCGGACCGGTCCGCGACGCGTCTGCGCTCTGCCCTGGCCGCCCGGTACGGCGTGGACGTCGAACAGGTTTTCGCCGCCAACGGCTCCAACGAGGTACTCCAGAGCCTGCTGCTGGCCTACGGCGGCGCCGGGCGTTCCGTGGCCGTATTCGAGCCCACCTACGCCATGTACTCACAGATCGCACGGACCACCGGAACGCGCCTGCTGCGGGGCTGTCGGGACACGGACTTCACCGTCGTCTCCGGTGACGCCTGCGAGTTCGTGGACGGAGAGCGCCCCGACGTGGTCATCCTCTGCTCGCCCAACAACCCCACGGGGACGCTCGACCCGGAGGGACTGGTGACCGAGTTGATCCAGGTGACCGGACCGTACGGTGGCCTCCTGGTGGTAGACGAGGCCTACGGGCAGTTTGCCCCGGGCAGCGCCGTGGGACTGGTTGCCGAGGACCGCTCCCTGGTCGTGAGCCGGACCTTCTCCAAGACATGGGCCATGGCCGGAGCCCGACTGGGCTACCTGGTCGCCCCCTCATGGTGCGTGGCCGAGTTGCAGAAGGTGGCACTGCCGTACCACCTCGATGCCCTCAAGCAGGAGACCGGGGTACTGGCCCTGGCACACTCCGGAGCCATGGACACCCGGGTGGCACGCCTGGTCGAGGAGAGGGAACGGGTGGCCGCGACCCTGGCCTCGCTTCCGGTGACCACGTGGCCGTCGGCGGCCAACTTCATTCTCTTCCGTCCCGAGGACCGGTCCGGCGCCGATGTCTGGCAGGGCCTCGTCGACCGGTCGGTGCTGGTCCGGGACTTCACGACGATGACGGGCGTAGAGGGGTGCCTGCGCGTCACGATAGGAAGCCACGACGAGAACGACCGATTCCTCGATGCCCTCCGGGAGGCGCTGACATGA
- the hisB gene encoding imidazoleglycerol-phosphate dehydratase HisB, with protein sequence MTTRSASRERTTTETAIVVSIDLDGGAVSAATGIPFFDHMLHQLGRHSGFSLEVRCDGDLEIDAHHTVEDVGIAIGEAFAEALGDKAGVRRFASIRVPLDEALVDVALDLSGRPYLHHEVDFPGEKILGDPPFDPQLMEEFWRAFTVAARITLHLTLVRGKNTHHIVEASFKGVARALRDAVRVDGGGVPSTKGSL encoded by the coding sequence ATGACGACCCGATCCGCCAGCAGGGAACGGACGACCACGGAGACGGCGATCGTCGTCTCGATCGACCTGGACGGGGGAGCGGTGTCTGCGGCCACCGGCATCCCATTCTTCGACCACATGCTCCACCAGTTGGGGCGCCACAGCGGCTTCAGCCTGGAGGTCCGGTGTGACGGCGACCTCGAGATCGACGCGCACCACACCGTCGAGGACGTGGGCATCGCCATCGGCGAGGCCTTCGCAGAGGCGCTGGGCGACAAGGCCGGCGTGCGGCGTTTCGCCTCCATCCGGGTGCCGCTCGACGAGGCCCTGGTGGACGTGGCTCTGGACCTTTCCGGTCGTCCCTACCTGCACCACGAGGTGGACTTCCCGGGCGAGAAGATCCTCGGCGACCCGCCGTTCGATCCCCAGTTGATGGAGGAGTTCTGGCGGGCCTTCACCGTCGCCGCCCGGATCACCCTGCACCTGACCCTGGTCCGCGGGAAGAACACCCACCACATCGTCGAGGCATCCTTCAAGGGCGTCGCCAGGGCGCTGCGGGACGCGGTGCGAGTCGACGGCGGAGGCGTGCCCTCCACCAAGGGAAGCCTGTGA